Sequence from the Xenorhabdus nematophila ATCC 19061 genome:
CGCACCTATCTCTGGCAGCCAAACAGGCCAATTTGACGGAGGCAGAATGGAGAAAAGCAATAAAATTTGATCATACCGACATCGGCTGGATCATTATGAGCATTGGCATGGCGATCGGGGCCGGAATTGTTTTTCTGCCTGTTCAGGTTGGATTGATGGGATTATGGGTTTTCCTGCTCTCTTCCATTATTGGTTATCCCGCGATGTACCTTTTTCAACGACTCTTCATCAACACACTCGCAGAATCACCGGAATGCAAAGATTACCCTAGTATAATCAGTGGGTATCTCGGTAAAAACTGGGGCATTTTATTGGGTGTTCTCTACTTTATTATGCTGGTGATCTGGATGTTTGTTTACGCCACCGCCATAACGAATGATAGCGCATCTTATCTACAAACATTTGGGGTGACCGATGAACTCATGTCAGAAAACCCATTTTACGGGCTGGTGCTAATCTGTATTTTAGTTGCCATTTCCTCTCGTGGTGAGCAATTGCTATTTAAATTATCCAGCCTGATGGTAGTGACAAAATTATTGGTTGTCGCCACATTGGGACTCGCCATGATAGGTATGTGGCATCTGTATAATATCGGGGCATTACCGCCTATCGGGTTATTAACCAAGCAAGCCATTATTACCTTGCCTTTTACGCTCACCTCTATTCTCTTTATTCAGACATTAAGCCCGATGGTGATCTCTTATCGCAATCGTGAGAAAAATCAGGCAGTTGCCCGCCATAAGGCACTGAGAACGATGAATATTGCCTTTGGCGTCCTATTTTGCACGGTATTTTTCTACGCTGTCTCTTTCACATTGGCAATGGGTCATGATGAAGCCGTCCAGGCTTACGAACAAAACATTTCTGCACTGGCCATTGCCGCTCAATTTTTTCCTGGCGGTTGGGTCATTTTCGTCAGTGTAATGCTGAATATCTTCGCTGTAATGACGGCTTTTTTTGGTGTTTACCTCGGTTTCCGCGAAGCCAGTCAGGGAATTGCCATGAATATTCTTAGTCGCCTGATACCTGTCGAAAAAATCAATGAGAAATGGGTTCAAAAAGGCATCATGATTTTTGCCATCCTGTTGGCATGGAGTGCCATTATCCTGAATGCGCCTGTGTTAAGTTTTACGTCCATTTGCAGCCCAATATTTGGCATCGTTGGCTGCCTAATCCCCGCTTATTTGGTCTACAAAGTCCCTGGCCTGAATCACTACAAAGGGGTATCGCTCATCTTAATCATTTTTACAGGGATCTTGTTATGTATCTCCCCTTTCCTGGCTTTTTCCTGATATGAGACAGAAACAACACACACGGTTGTGGAATGAATTTATCTGTATCGTTAAAAAGGCAATTAAGCCAACCATCGGATGTACTGAGCCGAGAAATTATGGCGCATAAGGCAAGTTTGCCTGAATAATCTGATAAGGTCAAAAAACTTTCTTCCTGTGGTTTTTTGGCCTTAATTTTGTCATATGCGACAGCACATAATTCAGTAAATAATCATTCTAATAATGAAATTATATTTAATTAATCATAATAATAATCTATTGGATTAATATTGATTGCTTAAATAAAAAAGCATGTTCTTTCGTGGCTGCTCACCGCCCTAAAAGGCGATGCTTCCCACTTCACAGGCCGCAACCGTCTGTGTGACGGATTTACGCTGGCCTCCATGAGCAGAAACGACGAGTCCCGCCGTCTTTGTTTTCGATACAACTTGGAGAGTGACTTCCTTTACTGCTTGGTTATCGTCAGCGCAGGAGACTCGTGAGGCTATGATACCATGAAAAAAAGAAGTGACACCCCTTATATCGCCGCCCGCATTGGGCGACAGTTTATGGCGGTTTTTGCTAAATTGAACAAAATCCTTCCTTTGATTGTCAGATTAATCCGCAATAAACAGAACAAAAAACTACAAAATCATTAAAAATGAAAATATTAAACCAAAAACTATATTGGAAAGGTATCTTTCAATCGAATGTAGCACATTATGCAAACAATTTAGATAAATCATTTACTTTTTTAGCTAAATGCAGTAAAAATACAAAATCAATACACTCAAAAGGTATTTTGAAAGAATAAAAAACTAAAAATAAAATCAAGCCAAACAATTAACTGTAAAGTTCAATAGATAAGTTTTTTTATGTGGAATTCTATTTATGTTTATCCCATTCTGTACATCAAGGATTACCTAGTAAGCATTGATACGATTTCAATTAGTATTTTCATTAAAATAAGACGAATAGAAGCAGCAGATTTTTATTTGCGGTATCTCAATTAAATTAATCTGGTATTTTGCTGATCATATTCAAAAAACACTTGGTGGCTTTTTGTATTTGGTTGGCTTAAATATCTTGCTATTTACAATTAATCTAATTTGATGTCATAGGAATGATAATTTCATGAAGCAACGTAAATTTTTAACCCGATACGAAATAGACGCAATTTTGGCAGAAACAAAACAAGGGCGTCACGCAGAAAGGGACTACTGCATGCTATTAATGTGTTTTCTTCATGGGTTTAGGGTAAGTGAGCTATGTAATCTAAGTTTATCTGATCTCGATCTAAATTCAGCAATTATTCATATCAGGCGGTTAAAAGGGGGTCTTTCAACCACACATCCTTTGATTCCAGAAGAAATTGAAGCATTAAAAAAATGGCTTGATGTCCGGCAGGAATGGCGGGAAGCAGATTCCCCTTGGGTATTTCTCTCTCAAAAATCCGGAGCAGTTTCACGACAACAAGTTTATGGGCTGCTAAAGCGTTATGGGAAAAAAGCCTCAGTCAGTGTTTCTCCACATCCTCATATGTTAAGACATGCTTGTGGTTACGCATTAGCCGATCTCGGCCGGGACACCCGTTTGATTCAGGATTATCTTGGGCATCGCAACATTTCACATACTGTGATTTATACCGCCAGTAATGTGAAACGTTTCTCCAGAATTTGGGAGACTCACTCTAAATAACTATTTATTTTTTTCTACTGTTTTCACTAACATGACTTGTTATTGCAACAATCTCCACGCATTGCTCTGTGGAGATTGCAAGTGAATAAAACAGGCCATTTTGCCATAATCTAACTTGAGTCATTATTTTATACTTACGATAAATTCAGTTTATGAATAGGTTTTACTTTTATTGTTTTATATTTGTTAAAATATTAATTGGTTTTTACATAAAATGTAACCTAATAACTAGAATATATAATGTAAGTTTCTATTCAAACACGAGCAGCGAATTTATATTCCTTATTTCACTGCTCAATAAGGAATAAAAAATAAGCGATTACCCTTCTGTCATAGACCACTATTCCACAAACAACGCGGCAAATTTCTCACGGATATTCTGTTCAGGCAGATCCATACCAATAAAAACCAATACACTCTCACGTCTCTCATCAGTACGCCATTCTCTGTCCCAGTCCGCACTATACAGGCGCTGTACCCCTTGAAACAGCAATCGGCGAGAGTCATCTTTAATGGCCAGTATGCCTTTGTAACGCAATAAATTATCGGCAAAACTCAGTAACAACGCTTCCATTACGTCAGAAATGTCGGATAGCTCAACGGGGTGTGGCAAGTTAACAATAATTGACCGAATAATGTTTTGTTTTTCAAAGGTCAATTGTGCAGAGGTCAATTGTTCAGGAGCAAACCGGAAGATCGGTGTCGATACAGTCAGCTTATCATTCAGTATAAATCCTTCAATATTGAACAAGATACTTAAATCAGCATGACCCTGAATAACTTTATGAATAGGTGCTCTGGCATTGATTCGCTGTAAACGGTCAATCAGGGCATCATGAGCCGGAACAATATCTGTTTTCGTCAGGAGAATTTTATCAGCAT
This genomic interval carries:
- a CDS encoding amino acid permease, whose product is MKTATKNDDVTPHLSLAAKQANLTEAEWRKAIKFDHTDIGWIIMSIGMAIGAGIVFLPVQVGLMGLWVFLLSSIIGYPAMYLFQRLFINTLAESPECKDYPSIISGYLGKNWGILLGVLYFIMLVIWMFVYATAITNDSASYLQTFGVTDELMSENPFYGLVLICILVAISSRGEQLLFKLSSLMVVTKLLVVATLGLAMIGMWHLYNIGALPPIGLLTKQAIITLPFTLTSILFIQTLSPMVISYRNREKNQAVARHKALRTMNIAFGVLFCTVFFYAVSFTLAMGHDEAVQAYEQNISALAIAAQFFPGGWVIFVSVMLNIFAVMTAFFGVYLGFREASQGIAMNILSRLIPVEKINEKWVQKGIMIFAILLAWSAIILNAPVLSFTSICSPIFGIVGCLIPAYLVYKVPGLNHYKGVSLILIIFTGILLCISPFLAFS
- the yjiA gene encoding GTPase is translated as MQPISVTILTGFLGSGKTTLLRHILKANHGYKIAVIENEFGEVPIDHELIGDRATQIKTLSNGCICCSRSNELEDALLDLLDSMDKGEIYFDRLIIECTGMADPGPITQTFFSHEVLCQRFLLDGIITLVDAAHAEQQLDRFSIAQAQIGYADKILLTKTDIVPAHDALIDRLQRINARAPIHKVIQGHADLSILFNIEGFILNDKLTVSTPIFRFAPEQLTSAQLTFEKQNIIRSIIVNLPHPVELSDISDVMEALLLSFADNLLRYKGILAIKDDSRRLLFQGVQRLYSADWDREWRTDERRESVLVFIGMDLPEQNIREKFAALFVE